The DNA region aatgatttatagtggcATTCCCATGATGATGAAGCTTTGATCAcacaaaaattttttatttacaaattttcattaccactaaaTACCACAGGTGGTAATTagtggtaatgcattggaatgtattttatgaaaaaaatgagatgattgaagttggacaagcatgtaGTTAAGGTAGCCAAGAAactttcaaccaaaattacattagTTTTCATTCATTTTGCCACTGTTTATTATCAATTACTAAAACGGGTGGTAGATGTTACTCACTAAGACCATATGAACAAGAAACTCCCTTCTTTTCTCCAATGGCTGAAAATTCTTAAGCAAAGCAACTAGGAAATTTTTGTTATTCAATTTGCTCACTAAGAAAATACGAAAAAATAGAAACAAAATCAAGAGTTTGGAGGTAACAAAATTGAAAACTTTGACTTCGCATACTCACTTTTGACCTGCCACCTAGGTCTAACATGGTCAAAGTAAAATTTTTGTTGCTTAATCCCatctcacaaaaataaataccaTATAATATAACTtcaaaatacaaatttaaaccACTACGCAATAGAACTCAAACTTTTCTAATAGTAATACTCCATAtataggaaattttttttttatgaaaatttataaataatcctCTATAACTATTGGCCAATTACTTATTAGTTCAAAATACTCtagataatatttttaatgttgtaCATCTTAAATATTGGAATACTTAACCTTGaatattatattgtttttaaccaattattttaaatattttgaattaatgaataataattaaagtgtATCAGATTAAGTATCTTAATActtaaaaatgtataaaattaaataatacttgAAAATATATAAGATTAAATAATACGTAAGAATATTGTCAATAAGCAATATAATTGaaagtattatttatatatttttctattttatgtcTCAAAaacttatactccctcctattcaggtgagatgtcccatttgacttttcacggattttaagaaaagtcaaaatgggaccctaagagaggagagagagtagtattatgggtttttaattgtaaagattaaggaattaatgattcccaccaaattaaaagctgattttttttggcaccaaaagtttgaaatttttttgcgCCACAATTACAtcgataatttaattaagtcctaaattacataattaagtcctaAATTGCGCCACAATTacgtttacaataatttttggaaattacatAAGTTTGTCAAgagtactaaaaattaaaaacatcaaTTACGGTATCTCGGAGagccttctcaattcttcaacagcttcggtgtagttgcagtcgttactgatcatgtgagtgcgaatttttttgcgatcattgacttcagattttccaaataacccaaaaaaatgcattaataatttcttaaatagcctccaatttataaacaaccaatttttcaaaatggaaaatatcATCATAGTACCCACATTATTTTGAAACCCAAAATGAAAATGTCCAAAAAGAAGGAATTGAATACATATTCAGAAACTGCCGCCAACAATTCAAGAAAATTCCCAAAGCACACAGccaaaatttgagaaaacagaAAGTGTGGCGCCAAAAATGAAATGTGCAACAAGAAGAAAAAATCAATCATAACATTACAAAACAGAAAGCATAAATAGACAATGACAAAGCTCATTTATTACACAATCAACTAAAACAATGGCTCCTACAAAACAATTAACTACACAACAAAGAGAAAGCATAATGCAGAAGCTACTGTCTGCATTAAATAAGAAGGGCAAACCAGCACTAGGCACAATCAACGCACTTGCGATTGAGTTTGAGGTTTGTAGGAAAACAATTACACGATTGTGGAATGATGTCAAGAAGCAGATGACAACCAAGACCACAATCATTAACCTCAACAGCAAGAGATGGGGGAAAGAAgcagcaaacaaaataaagtttgatgaagaaaaatttaagGCAATCAAATATGAACTCAAGGGTACACAGCATTCAGTAGCAAAGCAAATGGAAGTGTCACAATCAACGGTGTGTAGGTGGAAGAGGAACAAAGTAATAAGAAggcacacaaacgcaatcaaaccagctttgaatgaaaacaacaagTTACACAGGTTAAGCTTTGCATTATCTAAATGTGAATACAATGAACAAAATGATCAGTTCAAGTTTAAGCCATTTACTAACGTtgttcacatagatgaaaaacatTTCTATCTAACCCGAGAGACACAAAGTTATTATCTAGCTCCGGgtgaagtagaaccacataGAGAATGTCAATCAAAAAGGTTCATACCAAAAATAACGTTTATGTGTGCTGTAACAAAGCCTATATTTACAACTGAAGGTGATGTtttttttgatggaaagataggcatttggccatttattacacaggagccagcaaaaagaagctcaaagAACAGGAAAAGGGGGGAGATGGAAACTAAGCCAATACAGTCAATCACAAAAGAGCACATTAGAGAAATGCTTATCACTAATGTGCTGCCAACCATTAGGGCAAAATGGCCTGCTGAATTATCCAAGCGTATTTACATTCAACAAGACAATGCCAAACCTCATATAGCACACAATGACAGAGGGTTTTTAGAAGAGGCAATGAAAGATGGATTTAATATACaattagtgcaacaacctccaaaTTCCCCTGACATGAATGTGCtagatttaggtttttttagatcaattcaagctttgcaATATCAAAAATCAGTTTACAATGTTAAAGAGTTGGTTAAGGCTGTGAATAATGCATTTCAAAATCTGAGTCCACAATGTTTAAGGTTTGTTTTCATAACTTTACAAGCTTGTATGATAGAGGTCATGAAAAAACAGGGGGGGTTTGACTATCACAttcctcacatgaacaaaacaaaggcaGCAAGGGAAGGGACTTTACCAGATTACCTCACTATTGACAAACAATTGGTTGTGGAttcacttcaatatttattcacaaagctaaGTAATGAAAAAATGAATCAGCTTGTGGAAGTCATTGGGTATGCAGGGGGATATGAAGAAGGGGATTTGAATGAAGAAATGTCAGAAGTAACCAACAACCAAagtcatcaaatttcaacagTTGCAACAGCAACCTTCGTTTAAGCAAAAGAACAGCAACCAACAACAATTTTTGGGACACAGAAGAAAGCAACAACAGGAcagaagcaacaacagcacagaagcaacaacagcacTGAAGCACAGAATCAAACACAAGCATAACCAGCACAACTTCATTAACCAAATGTAAATTCCTTTTCAATTTGGACATATTTTTGGGATCTTTAACATGGAATGTTTCAGAAGCAAACAACAAACATTGtatgttgttttcaatgaaacatttttattcaaatatacattaatgaaaaaaattggttgttttagAACTCTCAGGtaaagttcttttttttttttgaaatcattgagTATAAAATCGAACATCTTTGTGCAGTAAACGttggaaaacaatccaaaccccCTTTGTTCGATTTTTTGGTGGCTAAAACTGCTCTCACTTTGAGATCACAGAGCAATGAAATTAAATGCATAAAAAAACGTTTAacttaaaaatcatcatcagtcaaaatgaacatgcaccaacacaaacagaaactcacttgagaaaggaccaagcttatcaagccaatcttcttcttcacaatcagtattcgaaaaaacagcatcaatggaagaatattcacgatcaggatacatatcaggctcaggtgtgtaaatgggttcaccttCAGAGTCAAGTTCTCTTCCCCACTTAGGATCAGTCTCAACAGAAGTTGAGTCATCATTGTAATCATAAGACTCTTCCTCAAACGATTTCAGTCCAGATCTAGGGTTTCCATCATCGAACCCCTTAAAGTCTATCTTAGAAGGCGATTTGTAAGGAGATTTGGGGATTCTCAGAAGTAAAGAAGTATGCGACTTAGGGTTTTTCATGGGTGAGTCGATTTTCGAGTTAGGATTCTTCAGGGGGGATTTTAATGGCGAACTGGAGTTTGCcatgatttagggttttcagagaagaacaagaaacacgataaggaagaaggtgaagcttTCAATGGAAGATTAAGAGAAACGGCAGAATATCAAATGGGGAATGGGTAGGGTTTTCAGAGAAGAACAAGAAGCACGataaggaagaaggtgaaggTTTCAATGGAGGATTAAGAGAAACGGCAGAATATCAAATGGGGAATGGGTAGGGTTTTAGGATTATAAAGGGAGGGAGTGTAAATGGGTGGGATTAATTAAGATTTAATTATGTTGATCAATTATAAGGGAGGGAAAATTAGTAAGGGTAAtaaagggtataattgaaaataggataaagtactaagggtataatagtcaaaaattcatgccaaaaatagaaatgggacatttaagctgacttgaccataaaagaaaatgggacagttcagctgaataggagggagtataaaatacaTAGTGAGGGTCAATGTCAAATGTGAAGAGATAAGCACAACTACACAAGTGGGAAATGGCAATATGGTTGTGAACACGTGCAGAGACACGTGTGGTTACAACTTTCAAAAAATGGGGTTAAACTTAAAAGGGGGACCGCCAACTGGCTGAGTAGGAGTAATGCTTTTGCGGAACTTGCCTGCTTTGATTATTGATAAAGCGACACCCAAATTTTCGCACACGTGCATCTTTCATTagcattaatttttttgtttcatgTTGCATTATCTTTtgtaatttgaatattttatttctttcaatcTGAAATTTTGCCACTTCACCATTTTCATTAGGGAGTTACTAAATATCGTcatccatttttattttatcgtcaccccttTCTTAAATTACGTATTTGTCCCtggagtttaaaaaattacaaaattatcactccctacaaatttcttaataataataataataataattaacttttttagattcttcaaaaagaatataaataaaattaataataagaacagtagtagtaataataataataataataataataataataaaaataataaaaataataataataaaattaaaaataattattattattcaaaaacaaaaaaaaaattgaatcgcccagaaccaggcgattggaccccggttcaatcgccaaaaaactggcgattgaaccggggtccaatcgcccagttatgggcgattcatttttttttctttttggaaaatttattattattattattattatttaaaagaatataaaaaatttaataatattattattgttgttgttatttttattgttattattattattattattattattattattattattattattattattattaattcatttatattattattattattattattataaattttccaaaaaaaaaaagtgaatcgcccaaaattgggcgattggACCCGGGTTCAAACGCCacttttttggcgattgaaccggggtccaatcaaCCGTttctgggcgattcaatttttttttctttttgaataataattattaattttaattttattattttgttattattattattattactattattattattaattttattaatattctttttgaagaatataaaaaagttaattattattattattgttgttattgatattattattattattattattattattattataaataagaaatttgtagggagtggcaaaattgtaattttttaaaaatcaggggcaaattcgtaattttatttggagggggtggcgataaaatgaaaagggtggcgatgtttaaggattgggttTCATTAATCATACTTAACCAATTACTTTTGTCTATCAAATTTTAGGTCCGTTATTTTGTAGACCTGATCATGGCGGCTTGGCTCGACCCGGCAAAAGTGAGGAtttgggtaccaaaatatggctcgatgggcgggtttgggtagaaaataagtggcccgaatttttttgggacgggtttggaATTGGCGTTTGGCCCGTGGGTTGGCCCGGCCCGGCTCGAAAAGGTAGATCGTGAAGATGACGATGACGATTGTCAAATCATTGGTTGAGGATCAATTCATTATTTCATTGGTTTACTCATTTGTTTACTAGCTTgttcatgatttgcattttaaatttgttttaagttatgtataatatgtaacaattgtattagtttatttcaattatttgtaatttgtgttttatattatgtataaaatataacaattgtatttgtttatttcaattatttgtaatttgtgtttttaattatgtataaataatatataacataggcccgcaaaAAAGCCCACAAGCCCGCatattacgggtttgggcaTGAACTTTTAAGCCCGCACTTtggcccggcccggcccggtGTTTTTATCaagtctattattttttttttggttttttttcaatatacTTACATAGAAGTAAATACTCAGGgagaaaataaatgaataaaggcaaaattataagaaagtaCCTAATCTATACCCTCTtttataaaaaactaccttatgtaaaagtttttgcaaaaaattaccttatataatacaattcttCGCAAAACACTATCTTTTAACGATTGTTAGCCTTTGACTGTTAAGTTTAGCCCTTGACCGTCACGTGATTCTTTAAACCcaccttcttcttcatttgatgAAGCTTCCATGGCTGATTATCCGACAAATCAAGATTATCGAGCTCAGGCAAAGACTCGAGAGCAAAAGGAATTGTCCCAAAAAGCTGATTATGAGACATATTCAAGCTGTTAATGTTATGAATTAATTTTAGAGTTATAATACATTaaatgttaaaaagattgaatCTTTGATGTTCTATAAGTGGAATTAGCAAAtaggtttttagaatttttatttatttactctaAATTCTTCTTTTTTCCTCATTTTTTAATGTGGAGtatgttttataaattttttaaaggatAGATTACAATGaatgttttaaaaatttaatctttaatgttCTGTAAGAGGAATTAACAATTGGTTTATtctagaattttaattttatttactctAAATTCTTCTTCGGGAAGGGATAATATGGAGTATATTGTATAGATTTATTGAAATATACATTATAATTGTAATGCCCTGAATTTTTCTCtatggcataatttccattttatttcccctttttagttatttttcgTTAAGTCtaatctttaatttaaaataatttattatgatattatttgtgatttattataactatctcttttatgttttataatgtgatttagaatgtgcgtaagttattattattattattaatattattattactattactactattattgttgttgttgttgttgttgttgttgttgttgttgagttaatatattattttaattaaatttatgtactactattatatgtcctaggttatttatttttggaccaacttgtggtaacaagttttaaattaggaggactaaattttttttagtacattattatcatgataggcgtgtaaaattagtgtttaattaggttaattgattctaattcatgcttaattatttggtacattctagaatggaatgaatgcatgaacatccttcaaatcttttcattttttttcctcaagttgattgaactcCCTAATGCTCATAATTTTCAGCCATTATGAGAAGTCTTTTaggatggtttttcccctcctataaatactagcctattgttatgtaatttttcattcattcataaactagctcataaactttctttctctcattcttttctcttaaaaaaaaacaaaacaaaatacttgctttatttttcttcaagtgccaaaatattatcatattttcggcaacttttgaagacttattttgaattattcaagcttacttcaaggaatttattttgcaaattatttgggagattttcttggagttttctttaatcttctaaagattattactttcctccattatccaggtaactagatttttcctcacttagtttcttaattaaacatagaagtcttgtttaggattaattaaaatttaaattgattaattcggttttatattgtaaattttgctttaattattttcgtgcatatattattgttattttaattttctatgatgtggtataacatagatttaattttggattggttaaaattaattttcgtgatttgaataattttattttaaattattatgaaaatctggaaaatctgcacttttttttattaatagtaatttggctgtaacttattgattttaatttatttctacattattttaacactaaaatatgttataatcagtaggtaatagtgtaaattaattttggtTAATTCGGGCCAATTAATCTAATTAAAATGGAACTTCTAGTAATTATTCATCTATTGCGATTAATTGACAGTTTATTTCTagaatttattttgttattagttATCCacgtaaattatttaaatttgagtctaaaattaagttttatcattaatttaagtctaataattattttagtaaatttatttaatatacttGGTCTAGTTACATTTgggttaattaaattaattattttatgagTAAAGTGTTAAGCGAATTAGCTAAAAGGTTAAAATCTAATTTCATGTGATCTAATTTAGTATCTATTTAGttggtaattatttaatatttaatttaatgaatttgggtttaattttacaaaattactACTTATAAtggcttaaactagttaatttgaattttgtgaattaattaaggttaagaggaattaaaatctgatttaatttattaattcattaattttggtcatgtacctaattgtttggttatgtgttaatttcatgtactacttatttattttaattagatagtttatgaccatttgttgttaaagtcatgtaaatagagaacttgactttggcattgactttgaccatgaccattgacttttgttgactattataatggttgtgtgattttattgtgatggtttataaaattgttttgttgcttgtcgacaagtttatacttaagaataaaataacactgtctgtagtatattcttgcccAGAGTTGTtgtaaggtgtattcttgatcaagttcgaattatccttattccaaactcagacattacaagttaaattgtatgattttgatcttgattggttttggtATTATAAAAATGGTCATTGTggcttttgggttcttaaggatAAATCCATAGttgttccttatgaacattggttttgttgttatttggaaatcgttgggtaagtccatagtggttccttcgattggacagcacatctatagtagattagttttagatttagttgtcgttctcgaTATGCAGGATtttcggaaaacgagagagattggccattcttagacagggttatatcattgtggttgacccgaggttcgccctgactttatctaggcttagtgggccgcgaatttgttcactgcgtccgttccaagtacgacttgaaaatattgttaacttgattttgttaaattgttttggaaaagttatccttggttttaattgatttggttatcctacttttgtattaattgaattgatcaacattatttgactctatcGGTTTGGCatgtatggttggatcgttgttaattgatttgaattttaattaagtctcgcattagttctttgtttaaatttgaaccttggTGTTAcggacagtctagttactggccactaagtggtaatttgatgtttagttgttgcaggtgatgattgaattcactcggagcgactggggaataagactgagagagTGTAGAGTTACCTAaaacattaagttgaagtttagatgttttatttttttttatttatgggagtgttttactccctggattattatgtaatgactttttgatttagtttattcgaagttataattttttttccgaAAGTTTGGTcacccaacttagtgtattgttttcgccaatacaccctatattaagacgggttACTACAACAATGGcagattaaaaatttatgaatttttggtGTTTTGTGAGAGAAGTTAGCAAATGGgttattttatgtttaataagataaaattatgggtttgaattttaattttattaaaaatcaaaattctgCTTATGAAGATGAATTGATGATCTcttatcttcattttcatcatattattatattattttcacaATACTTGagagagacggtctcatattGAGATCGTCCATATGGGCCGCTCAagcaaaaaattgaaaaataaaaatggtcagtatttcagaaattaaagaataaaaattcaattttgacatcaaatgtatcaattttgaccttaaagttatcaatttcaaatttaaccTATAAGTAAACCTtaaatatatgtacatatatatatatatatatatatatatatatatatatatatatatatatatatatatatatatatatatatatatatatatatatatatatatatatatatatatatatatatatatatatatatatatatatatatatatacatatatatatatatatatatacatatatatatatatacatatatatatatatatatacatatatatatatatatacatatatatatatatatacatatatatatatatatacatatatatatatatatatacatatatatatatatatatatatacatatatatatatatatacatatatatatatatatatatatatatatatatatatacatatatatatatatatatatatatatatatatatatacatatatatatatatatatatatatatatacatatatatatatatatatatatacatatatatatatatatatatatatatatatatatatacatatatatatatataaataaatatatatacatatatatatatatatatacatacatatatatatatatatatatatatatatatatatatatatatatatatatatatatatatatatatatgtatatacacgtgtgtgtgtgtgtgtatatatatatatatacacacacacacgtgcgtgtgtgtatatatatatatatatatatatatatatatatatatatatatatatatatatatatatatatatatatatatatatatgtatatatatgtatatatatgtatatatatgtatatatatatatatatatatatatatatatatatatatatatatatatatatatttatattaatatatatatatatatatatatatatatatatatatatatatatatgtatatatatgtatatatatatgtatatatatgtatatatatgtatatatatatatatatatatatatatatatatatatatatatatatatatatatatatatatatatatatatatatatatgtatgtatatatatatatacatatatatatatatatatatatatatatatatatatatatatatatatataaatacatatatatatacatatatatatacatatatatatatatacatatatatatatacatatatatatatatatatatatatatatatatacatatatatatatatatatatatacatatatatatatatatatatatatatatatatatatgtatatatatatatatatgtgtatatatatatatatatatatatatatatatatatatatatatatatgtatatatatatatatatatgtatatatatatatgtatatatatatgtatatatgtatatatatatatatatgtatatatatatatatatatatgtatatatatatgtatatatatatatatatatatgtaaatatatatatatatatatatatatatatgtatatatatatatatatatatatatatatatatatatgtatatatatatatatataaatatatatatatgtatatatatatatatatatatatatatatatatatatatatatatatatatatatatatatatatatatacacacacatatatatatatacatatatatgtatatgtattatatatatatattatatatatatacatatatatatatatatatatatatatatttatatttatatatgtatatatatatatatatatatatatatatatatgtatatatatatatatatatatatatatatatatatatatatatatatatgtatatatatatatatgtatatatatatatatatatatatatatatatatatatatatatatatatgtatatatatatatatatgtatatatatatatatatgtatatatatatatatattacacatatatatatatatgcatatatatatatatatatatatatatatatatatatatatatatatattatatatatatatatatatatatgtatatatatatgtatatatatatatatatatatatgtatatatatatatatatatat from Amaranthus tricolor cultivar Red isolate AtriRed21 chromosome 3, ASM2621246v1, whole genome shotgun sequence includes:
- the LOC130808511 gene encoding uncharacterized protein LOC130808511, which gives rise to MAPTKQLTTQQRESIMQKLLSALNKKGKPALGTINALAIEFEVCRKTITRLWNDVKKQMTTKTTIINLNSKRWGKEAANKIKFDEEKFKAIKYELKGTQHSVAKQMEVSQSTVCRWKRNKVIRRHTNAIKPALNENNKLHRLSFALSKCEYNEQNDQFKFKPFTNVVHIDEKHFYLTRETQSYYLAPGEVEPHRECQSKRFIPKITFMCAVTKPIFTTEGDEPAKRSSKNRKRGEMETKPIQSITKEHIREMLITNVLPTIRAKWPAELSKRIYIQQDNAKPHIAHNDRGFLEEAMKDGFNIQLVQQPPNSPDMNVLDLGFFRSIQALQYQKSVYNVKELVKAVNNAFQNLSPQCLRFVFITLQACMIEVMKKQGGFDYHIPHMNKTKAAREGTLPDYLTIDKQLVVDSLQYLFTKLSNEKMNQLVEVIGYAGGYEEGDLNEEMSEVTNNQSHQISTVATATFV